In Amycolatopsis sulphurea, one genomic interval encodes:
- a CDS encoding maleylpyruvate isomerase N-terminal domain-containing protein produces the protein MDLFPRAWTALQEAVRSLEGGQWVSPSGCTGWLVQDLVAHLIIDAQDVLVTLASTTTAPATLTETSYWQPAGEAPDGTDEESAFVRRSAAAYGTTAWLHHHFDDLAVAAGRAAAAADPAARVETRDEVMTVPDYLAMCVLETTLHHLDLIAHLSGVDGPPAEALAASRAMVADIAGFALPSSFDDRATLLMTTGRRTPSATETGALGELAAKLPVILG, from the coding sequence GTGGATCTTTTCCCTCGCGCCTGGACCGCCCTGCAGGAAGCCGTGCGCTCGCTCGAAGGCGGGCAGTGGGTCTCCCCGTCCGGCTGCACCGGCTGGCTCGTGCAAGACCTCGTCGCGCACCTGATCATCGACGCGCAGGACGTGCTCGTCACGCTTGCCTCCACCACCACCGCGCCCGCCACGCTGACCGAAACCAGCTACTGGCAACCGGCCGGGGAAGCACCGGACGGCACCGATGAGGAATCGGCGTTCGTCCGCCGCAGTGCGGCCGCCTACGGCACCACCGCGTGGCTCCACCACCATTTCGACGACCTCGCCGTGGCAGCCGGCCGTGCCGCGGCGGCCGCCGATCCGGCCGCCCGCGTGGAAACCCGGGACGAGGTCATGACCGTCCCGGACTACCTGGCCATGTGCGTCCTGGAAACGACCCTGCACCACCTCGATCTGATCGCCCATCTGTCCGGAGTGGACGGACCTCCGGCGGAGGCACTGGCCGCCTCCCGGGCGATGGTGGCGGACATCGCCGGTTTCGCCCTGCCGTCCTCGTTCGACGACCGCGCGACGCTGCTCATGACCACCGGGCGGCGTACGCCGTCCGCCACGGAAACCGGCGCGCTGGGGGAACTCGCCGCGAAACTGCCGGTGATCCTCGGTTGA
- a CDS encoding PucR family transcriptional regulator, with protein sequence MSSPDPFAGTSLRHVLATLGEPLVRVLVAPRGLGVPVQDVVILDPEDPPETHPGDLVLVIGARGRSAAAAIRAAGRRGAAAVAVKGDGGIDVAADAGVALLTVGAEARWEQVEALARGVVDAARAGGEAETGEVLGDLFALAQTVAALTGGLVSIEDTASRVLAYSRAGDEVDELRRLSILGREGPERYLVMLREWGVYQRLRAGEGIVRVDERPELGIRRRIAAGIHAGSQPLGTIWVQEGAQPLTEQAEIALLGASRTLAPHLIRARTQPDPQLRLREELLAGLLDGRVDAESVADDIGADPTRPAQVLAFALAPQQPSAPSNRLLRRAELVHLIAVHTAAYRRTALVSVLGGRVYALLPDLSENPDASVLALAKEIVAAARHHLDVPVRAAIGGVVPRLSEAVASRGDADRVLIAMTRGHWADDVASLADVRADVLLSEVLAYLADKPRIRDPRLTELLTHDAKHGGILVPAVLAYLDAFGDVRTAARELNIHPNTVRYRVRRATEVSGIDLTDPAQRLLTELQLRLPR encoded by the coding sequence ATGAGCAGCCCGGATCCGTTTGCCGGCACCTCCCTGCGGCACGTTCTGGCCACCCTCGGCGAACCGCTGGTCCGGGTGCTCGTCGCGCCGCGTGGGCTGGGTGTGCCGGTGCAGGACGTGGTGATCCTCGATCCCGAGGACCCGCCCGAAACCCATCCCGGCGACCTCGTGCTGGTGATCGGCGCGCGTGGCCGATCGGCGGCCGCAGCGATCCGCGCAGCCGGGCGCCGCGGGGCGGCTGCGGTGGCAGTGAAAGGCGACGGCGGGATCGATGTCGCCGCCGACGCGGGCGTCGCGCTACTGACCGTGGGCGCCGAGGCACGTTGGGAGCAAGTGGAGGCGCTGGCCCGCGGCGTGGTCGACGCTGCGCGCGCAGGCGGCGAAGCGGAGACGGGTGAGGTACTGGGCGACCTGTTCGCCCTTGCGCAGACTGTCGCCGCCCTTACCGGCGGGCTGGTCAGCATCGAGGACACTGCCAGCCGCGTACTCGCGTACTCACGCGCGGGCGACGAAGTCGATGAGTTGCGCCGGCTGTCCATCCTCGGCCGCGAAGGACCCGAGCGGTACTTGGTGATGCTCCGAGAGTGGGGCGTCTATCAACGACTGCGCGCAGGCGAAGGCATCGTACGCGTGGACGAGCGTCCGGAGCTGGGCATCCGCCGCCGGATCGCGGCCGGCATCCACGCCGGTTCCCAACCGCTCGGCACGATCTGGGTGCAGGAGGGGGCGCAACCGTTGACCGAGCAGGCGGAAATCGCGCTTCTCGGCGCCAGCCGCACGCTCGCGCCGCACCTGATCCGCGCGCGGACGCAGCCGGACCCACAGCTGCGGCTCCGCGAAGAGCTGCTGGCCGGTCTGCTCGACGGCAGGGTCGACGCGGAGTCCGTGGCCGACGACATCGGCGCGGATCCGACAAGACCCGCCCAGGTGCTGGCCTTCGCGCTGGCACCACAGCAGCCGTCCGCTCCGTCAAACCGGCTGTTACGGCGCGCAGAGCTGGTACACCTGATCGCAGTGCACACCGCGGCGTACCGGCGCACCGCGTTGGTCAGTGTGCTCGGTGGTCGCGTGTACGCGCTCCTGCCCGATCTTTCGGAGAACCCCGACGCCTCCGTACTCGCGTTGGCGAAGGAAATCGTTGCTGCAGCTCGACATCACCTCGATGTACCGGTACGCGCGGCGATCGGCGGCGTCGTGCCACGGCTGTCCGAAGCGGTTGCTTCGCGAGGCGACGCAGACCGCGTGCTGATCGCGATGACGCGCGGACACTGGGCCGACGACGTCGCGTCCCTCGCCGACGTACGGGCCGACGTGCTGTTGTCGGAGGTTCTCGCGTACCTCGCGGACAAGCCGCGCATCAGAGACCCCCGTCTCACCGAGCTGTTGACCCACGACGCCAAACACGGCGGCATCCTCGTACCCGCGGTACTCGCCTACCTCGATGCCTTCGGTGACGTACGCACAGCTGCCCGTGAGCTGAACATTCACCCCAACACGGTCCGCTACCGCGTACGCCGTGCCACGGAAGTCTCCGGCATCGACCTGACAGACCCGGCGCAACGGCTACTCACCGAACTACAGCTCCGGCTGCCACGCTGA
- a CDS encoding TIGR04222 domain-containing membrane protein gives MNEPWGISGPEFLLYFGLALAALLVLRIAGPPLLSRRRPLGAAADDGSPPQDVYELAYLAGGADRAVDTAIAKLLESYRLRVSSSGRITAAGKTPKAPRLERSVHLAAKGAGATTAQVRKSKHVAPALRAIESNLKRRALLSTSDGAGGLRSGIAVAYAAVLVIGIVRLVNGAELHRPVGGLIGLLLLALVLTIIAFATRNGGKRRRPTKAGYAMVARARAEAKSIEEGDDAVVANSGRTFQYASAAGIVALAGIAFYPDDELSTALLSAPVSSGWSSGASGGGSSSSGGSSCGGGSSCSSGSSCGGGGGCGG, from the coding sequence TTGAACGAACCATGGGGGATCTCGGGTCCGGAATTCCTGCTGTACTTCGGGCTGGCGCTGGCCGCGCTGCTCGTGCTGCGGATCGCCGGGCCGCCACTGCTGAGCAGGCGACGGCCGCTGGGCGCGGCGGCGGACGACGGTTCGCCTCCGCAGGACGTCTACGAGCTGGCCTACCTCGCCGGCGGCGCGGACCGGGCCGTGGACACGGCGATCGCGAAGCTGCTGGAGAGCTATCGGCTGCGGGTCAGCAGTTCCGGGCGGATCACCGCCGCCGGAAAGACGCCGAAGGCGCCAAGGCTGGAACGGAGCGTGCATCTGGCGGCGAAGGGTGCGGGCGCCACGACGGCGCAGGTACGCAAGTCCAAGCACGTCGCGCCGGCGCTTCGCGCGATCGAGAGCAACCTGAAGCGCCGCGCCCTGCTGTCGACCAGCGACGGGGCCGGTGGTCTCCGCAGTGGGATCGCAGTCGCGTACGCGGCCGTGCTCGTGATCGGCATCGTGCGGCTGGTCAACGGGGCCGAGCTGCACCGTCCGGTCGGTGGGCTGATCGGGCTGCTGCTGCTCGCGTTGGTACTCACGATCATCGCCTTCGCCACCCGTAACGGAGGTAAGCGACGCCGTCCGACGAAGGCGGGGTACGCGATGGTCGCGCGAGCGCGCGCCGAAGCGAAGAGCATCGAAGAAGGCGACGACGCGGTTGTGGCCAACAGTGGCCGGACGTTCCAGTACGCCAGTGCCGCAGGGATCGTCGCGCTCGCCGGTATCGCGTTCTATCCGGACGACGAGTTGAGCACGGCCCTGCTGAGCGCGCCGGTCTCCTCGGGTTGGAGCAGCGGAGCGTCCGGCGGAGGATCCTCGTCCAGTGGCGGCTCGTCGTGTGGTGGCGGGTCCTCGTGCAGCAGTGGCTCGTCCTGTGGCGGCGGGGGCGGCTGCGGTGGCTGA
- a CDS encoding MsnO8 family LLM class oxidoreductase: MDVPISVLDRSPVRRGRGTAQAVRDTVAFAQDVEALGYHRFWVSEHHGVPGVAGSAPAVLAAAVAGATQRIRVGTGGVMLPNHRPLVIAEQFGVLAALHPGRIDLGLGRSVGFVEGVRRALGQGKDAADGFGGQVRELLSFFRGESVYPGVHAIPAEGQSVPVFLLATGAGAGLAAELGLPLVIAPARGEQAMLDAISRYREQFRSDIADPYVVVSTAVAVADTAEQARRLLLPEAWSTVYSRSHGVFPPLAPAGEILALPMTERERTRLGEVLAGQISGTPEEVADRLGTLVRRTGADELLISTSTYDPAERVDSFAALAALAGLSVPA; this comes from the coding sequence GTGGACGTTCCGATCTCGGTGCTCGACCGCTCGCCGGTGCGGCGGGGGCGGGGGACCGCCCAGGCCGTGCGGGACACCGTCGCGTTCGCGCAGGACGTCGAAGCGCTCGGGTATCACCGGTTCTGGGTTTCCGAACATCACGGGGTGCCGGGCGTGGCGGGGTCCGCGCCGGCGGTGCTCGCCGCCGCGGTCGCGGGTGCCACGCAGCGGATCCGGGTCGGGACCGGTGGTGTGATGCTGCCCAATCACCGTCCGCTGGTGATCGCCGAGCAGTTCGGGGTGCTGGCGGCGCTGCACCCCGGGCGGATCGACCTGGGGCTCGGCCGGTCGGTCGGATTCGTCGAGGGCGTGCGCCGCGCGCTCGGGCAGGGCAAGGACGCGGCGGACGGGTTCGGCGGCCAGGTGCGCGAGTTGCTCTCGTTCTTCCGCGGGGAAAGTGTTTACCCGGGCGTGCACGCGATCCCGGCGGAAGGCCAGTCGGTGCCGGTGTTCCTGCTGGCCACGGGCGCGGGTGCCGGCCTCGCCGCCGAGCTGGGGCTGCCGCTGGTGATCGCCCCGGCACGCGGTGAGCAGGCGATGCTCGACGCGATCTCCCGCTACCGCGAACAGTTCCGCTCGGACATTGCGGATCCGTACGTTGTCGTGTCGACCGCGGTCGCCGTGGCGGACACCGCGGAGCAGGCCCGGCGATTGCTGCTTCCGGAAGCCTGGTCCACTGTGTACTCCCGCAGCCACGGCGTGTTCCCGCCGTTGGCCCCGGCCGGGGAGATCCTCGCGCTGCCGATGACCGAGCGCGAACGCACCCGGCTCGGCGAAGTCCTCGCCGGGCAGATCAGCGGCACTCCGGAGGAGGTCGCGGACCGGCTCGGCACGCTCGTCCGGCGCACCGGCGCGGACGAACTGCTGATCAGCACCAGTACCTACGACCCGGCCGAACGGGTGGACTCCTTCGCCGCGCTGGCGGCGCTCGCCGGGCTTTCGGTGCCTGCTTGA
- a CDS encoding DUF692 domain-containing protein has protein sequence MAERLGVGLGWRSELDLSVARLPGVDWVEVVAENLHAPQLPESLQALRDRGMPVLPHAVSLSLGGAEPLETARVEHLAELARVLDAPLASDHACFVRAGGLDSGHLMPLPRTRDALDVLVANVRLAQSMLDVPLALENIAAVLRWPEDELTEEQFLAELTERTGCQLIIDVANLYANARNIGTDPVAFLDGIPWERLAYVHVAGGVERDGVYHDTHAHPVRPEVLDLLAELCRRTDPPGVLLERDDDYPTDRELAAELSTLRAVIA, from the coding sequence GTGGCTGAGCGGCTCGGCGTCGGCCTCGGCTGGCGTTCCGAGCTGGACCTGTCGGTCGCGCGGCTGCCGGGTGTCGACTGGGTCGAAGTGGTCGCGGAAAACCTGCACGCGCCCCAGCTTCCGGAGAGCCTGCAGGCACTGCGGGACCGCGGGATGCCGGTGCTGCCGCACGCGGTCTCGCTGTCCCTCGGCGGTGCCGAACCACTGGAGACCGCACGCGTGGAGCACCTCGCCGAGCTGGCGCGGGTGCTCGACGCCCCGCTGGCCAGCGACCATGCGTGCTTCGTCCGGGCGGGCGGTCTCGATTCCGGTCATTTGATGCCGTTGCCTCGCACCCGGGACGCGCTGGACGTGCTCGTGGCGAACGTCCGGCTCGCCCAGTCGATGCTGGACGTGCCGCTGGCGCTGGAGAACATCGCCGCGGTCCTGCGGTGGCCGGAGGACGAGCTGACCGAGGAACAGTTCCTCGCCGAGCTGACCGAACGCACCGGATGCCAGCTGATCATCGACGTGGCGAACCTGTACGCGAACGCGCGCAACATCGGCACCGACCCGGTCGCGTTCCTCGACGGCATCCCCTGGGAGCGGCTGGCGTACGTACACGTGGCGGGCGGTGTGGAACGCGACGGCGTCTACCACGACACGCACGCTCACCCCGTCCGTCCAGAAGTGCTCGATCTGCTCGCCGAGCTGTGCCGGAGGACCGATCCACCCGGAGTCCTTCTGGAACGCGACGACGACTACCCCACTGACCGCGAGCTTGCGGCCGAGCTGTCCACGCTGCGCGCGGTGATCGCGTGA
- a CDS encoding serine/threonine-protein kinase, with protein MIAGHYRLVEHIGSGAMGVVWRAVDVRLERSVAIKQILPQPGVSEAERDNMRQRAMREAKNAARFQHPNAIVVFDIAEHGGDPCLVMEYLNGPSLSAVLAGQGPLPVGQVARIGEQVAAALVAAHRAGIVHRDVKPGNILIDETGTAKITDFGISRAAGDMTLTQTGLIGGTPAYLAPELARGADPVPSSDVFALGATLYQAIEGQTPYGNTTNQLALLYAAANGQVNPPTQAGPATALLMSLLRPEPGERPSMAEARERLATLATGEPAQPPLLSGNRGAGTGAGPPPPWQRVGAGPQSPSSAPIPAQKTPSNPPRTPTAAFMPMRSPAAPPPTPPRAQPAAQRPAPSAAAPNYATGQAQRPAGKRRMVLLAGGAVAVVAVAVIVFLVLSNSSGSNGGTTAQQGQTPSSAPSTSAPPTTTSTPNGALGQTQTEGKITDYGAAGMLLTNGFFADPGANWAHLTPAAQAVYGSQSAFQQYWSGHKINRYESARADSGGGNADGSITMNLTIDGNRRGYRVIQSGGQMLIDSDTRLDAGGASGQ; from the coding sequence CTGATCGCGGGGCACTACCGCCTCGTCGAGCACATTGGTAGCGGTGCCATGGGCGTGGTGTGGCGCGCGGTCGACGTGCGCCTGGAACGGTCCGTGGCGATCAAGCAGATCCTGCCGCAGCCGGGCGTGTCCGAGGCCGAGCGCGACAACATGCGCCAGCGCGCCATGCGCGAGGCGAAGAACGCCGCCCGCTTCCAGCATCCGAACGCCATCGTGGTGTTCGACATCGCCGAGCACGGCGGCGATCCCTGCCTGGTGATGGAGTACCTGAACGGGCCGAGCCTGTCCGCGGTGCTGGCCGGGCAGGGCCCGCTGCCGGTGGGCCAGGTCGCGCGGATCGGCGAGCAGGTCGCCGCGGCACTGGTCGCCGCGCACCGCGCCGGGATCGTGCACCGCGACGTCAAACCCGGCAACATCCTGATCGACGAGACCGGCACCGCGAAGATCACCGACTTCGGCATCTCGCGCGCGGCCGGCGACATGACGCTCACCCAGACCGGCCTGATCGGCGGCACCCCCGCCTACCTGGCCCCCGAGCTGGCCCGCGGCGCCGATCCGGTGCCCAGCTCGGACGTGTTCGCCCTGGGCGCCACGCTGTACCAGGCGATCGAGGGCCAGACCCCGTACGGCAACACCACCAACCAGCTCGCGCTGCTCTACGCCGCGGCGAACGGCCAGGTCAACCCGCCCACCCAGGCGGGCCCGGCGACCGCGCTGCTGATGAGCCTGCTGCGCCCGGAGCCCGGCGAACGGCCCAGCATGGCCGAGGCCCGGGAACGGCTGGCCACCCTCGCCACGGGTGAGCCGGCCCAGCCGCCGCTGCTGTCGGGCAACCGCGGCGCCGGTACCGGCGCCGGCCCGCCCCCGCCGTGGCAGCGCGTGGGGGCCGGTCCGCAGTCCCCGTCCTCGGCCCCGATCCCGGCGCAGAAGACCCCGTCGAACCCGCCTCGCACGCCGACCGCGGCGTTCATGCCGATGCGCTCACCGGCCGCCCCGCCGCCCACTCCCCCGCGTGCGCAGCCCGCGGCCCAGCGCCCGGCGCCGTCCGCGGCCGCGCCGAACTACGCCACCGGCCAGGCACAACGCCCGGCGGGCAAGCGCCGCATGGTGCTGCTCGCCGGTGGCGCCGTCGCGGTCGTCGCGGTCGCGGTCATCGTGTTCCTGGTGCTCAGCAACAGCAGCGGCTCGAACGGCGGCACCACGGCGCAGCAGGGGCAGACGCCGTCGAGCGCGCCGTCGACATCCGCGCCGCCCACCACCACGAGCACGCCGAACGGAGCACTGGGCCAGACCCAGACGGAAGGCAAGATCACCGACTACGGTGCGGCCGGGATGCTGCTCACCAACGGCTTCTTCGCGGACCCGGGCGCCAACTGGGCACATCTCACCCCGGCGGCGCAGGCCGTGTACGGCAGTCAGTCCGCGTTCCAGCAGTACTGGTCAGGGCACAAGATCAACCGGTACGAGTCCGCGCGCGCGGACAGCGGCGGGGGCAACGCGGACGGCTCCATCACGATGAACCTCACCATTGACGGGAACCGCCGTGGCTACCGGGTGATCCAGTCCGGTGGGCAGATGCTGATCGACAGTGACACCCGGCTGGACGCCGGCGGGGCATCCGGCCAGTGA
- a CDS encoding TVP38/TMEM64 family protein, translating to MSGRTKLLLALAVLVVLAAAAVWLPVPGAAQLRQWAAETGSATPLVLLAAYSLLTVAPIPRTVFNLAAGLLVGSIAGVLIALVATTIAAGLSFGLARVLGRDLITRHLHRAPVRVVNERLSGGGVLAVTSLRLIPVVPFAPLSYLCGVSSVKLLPYLAGTLLGSVPGTIAVVVFADALTGDTPPALLASYAIFAAAGLAGLLYGLRRRTPATAAEEHAPTG from the coding sequence GTGTCCGGCAGAACCAAGCTCCTCCTCGCGCTCGCCGTGCTCGTCGTGCTCGCGGCCGCCGCGGTGTGGCTGCCGGTTCCCGGGGCGGCGCAGCTGCGGCAGTGGGCCGCCGAGACCGGCTCCGCCACGCCGCTCGTGCTGCTGGCCGCGTACTCGCTGCTCACCGTCGCGCCGATTCCTCGGACCGTGTTCAACCTCGCCGCCGGGCTGCTGGTGGGCAGCATCGCCGGGGTGCTGATCGCGCTCGTCGCGACGACGATCGCGGCGGGGCTGTCGTTCGGGCTCGCCCGGGTGCTCGGGCGGGACCTGATCACCCGGCATCTGCACCGGGCGCCGGTCCGGGTGGTCAACGAGCGGCTGTCCGGCGGAGGTGTGCTGGCCGTCACGTCGCTGCGGCTGATCCCGGTGGTGCCGTTCGCGCCGCTGAGCTACCTGTGCGGGGTGTCGTCGGTGAAACTGCTGCCCTACCTCGCCGGAACACTGCTCGGCAGTGTGCCCGGCACGATCGCCGTGGTGGTCTTCGCCGACGCCCTGACCGGCGACACGCCGCCCGCGCTTCTCGCCTCGTACGCGATCTTCGCGGCGGCCGGGCTGGCCGGGCTGCTGTACGGGCTTCGCAGGCGTACCCCGGCCACGGCAGCGGAGGAGCACGCACCGACTGGCTGA
- the msrB gene encoding peptide-methionine (R)-S-oxide reductase MsrB produces MKPVVGTTPRVVKSEQEWRAQLGPEEYAVLRQAGTEQPFTGEYTDTKTIGVYECRACGAELFRSDTKFESHCGWPSFYDPADSDAVLLREDRTLGMRRIEVLCASCHSHLGHVFEGEGYATPTDQRYCINSISLKLVPEAEG; encoded by the coding sequence ATGAAACCCGTGGTCGGCACCACCCCGCGTGTGGTGAAGTCCGAGCAGGAATGGCGTGCGCAGCTCGGTCCGGAGGAGTACGCGGTGCTCCGGCAGGCCGGCACCGAACAGCCCTTCACCGGTGAGTACACCGACACGAAGACCATCGGCGTGTACGAATGCCGGGCCTGCGGCGCGGAGCTGTTCCGCAGCGACACCAAGTTCGAGAGCCACTGCGGCTGGCCGTCGTTCTACGACCCGGCGGACTCGGACGCGGTGCTGCTGCGCGAGGATCGCACGCTCGGCATGCGGCGCATCGAGGTGCTGTGCGCGTCCTGCCACAGCCACCTCGGGCACGTGTTCGAGGGCGAGGGTTACGCCACCCCGACCGACCAGCGCTACTGCATCAATTCCATCTCGCTGAAGCTCGTCCCGGAGGCCGAGGGCTGA
- a CDS encoding CoA transferase, which yields MLAGVWRTLTGGSLPPVSLTGDDSVLPGPFRVPTVATASVAVATLAAAEMLRLRGIEPGTVAVDSRHAAASFASERLLRIDGNPGPGPWGPIAGDYHAADGWIKLHCNTSRHEAAVCWALGVPATREAVAKTVAAKTVAEVESAVITAGGAAAFMRSREEWRAHPQGQAVAELPLVQLERIGDAPPRTLFESARPLGGVRVLELTHVLAGPVAGRVLAAHGANVLHVGAAHLPRIPTLTMDTGQGKRSAYVALDTEGGRAKLKKLIARADVLVQSFRPGALARLGFGPEELAELRPGLVTADLSAYGWTGPWARRRGFDSLVQMSSGIAEENAADAPAPLPVQALDHATGWLTAAAVMTALHRTVTEGGTWRAQLSLAGTGAWLDSLGRTEATASAADFSDLLEDVDSDFGRMTRVRMPGVLPGAPPQWDHPTHRPGSDTAVWSPVSAGTSVGAASPAHPG from the coding sequence GTGCTGGCCGGGGTGTGGCGGACACTCACCGGCGGATCACTGCCGCCCGTTTCGCTGACCGGCGACGATTCCGTGCTGCCCGGCCCGTTCCGGGTGCCGACCGTGGCCACGGCGAGTGTCGCTGTGGCCACGCTCGCCGCCGCGGAGATGCTGCGCCTGCGAGGGATCGAACCGGGCACTGTGGCCGTCGACAGCCGGCATGCGGCTGCCTCGTTCGCCAGCGAGCGGTTGTTGCGGATCGACGGCAACCCGGGACCCGGCCCGTGGGGTCCGATCGCGGGCGACTACCACGCGGCCGACGGCTGGATCAAGCTGCATTGCAACACCTCCCGGCACGAAGCAGCGGTCTGCTGGGCGCTCGGGGTGCCCGCGACCCGCGAAGCGGTGGCGAAGACCGTTGCCGCGAAGACTGTGGCCGAAGTCGAGTCCGCGGTGATCACGGCGGGCGGAGCGGCCGCGTTCATGCGCTCACGCGAGGAATGGCGTGCCCACCCGCAGGGGCAGGCCGTCGCAGAGCTGCCGCTGGTGCAGCTGGAACGGATCGGTGACGCTCCGCCGCGTACGTTGTTCGAGTCCGCGCGTCCGCTCGGCGGGGTGCGCGTGCTGGAGCTGACACACGTACTGGCCGGTCCGGTCGCGGGCCGGGTACTCGCCGCACACGGTGCGAACGTGCTGCACGTCGGCGCCGCGCACCTGCCGCGGATCCCGACGCTCACCATGGACACCGGCCAAGGCAAACGGTCGGCGTACGTCGCGCTGGACACCGAAGGTGGCCGCGCGAAGCTGAAGAAGCTCATCGCCCGCGCTGACGTGCTGGTGCAGTCATTCCGTCCGGGCGCGCTTGCGCGGCTGGGGTTCGGCCCGGAAGAGCTTGCCGAGCTACGGCCGGGGCTGGTGACGGCCGATCTGTCCGCGTACGGCTGGACTGGCCCGTGGGCACGCCGACGCGGCTTCGACAGCCTCGTGCAGATGTCGTCCGGTATCGCCGAGGAGAACGCCGCTGACGCCCCGGCGCCGTTGCCCGTGCAGGCTCTCGACCACGCGACGGGCTGGTTGACCGCCGCGGCGGTGATGACCGCACTGCACCGCACGGTGACCGAAGGCGGTACTTGGCGGGCCCAGCTGTCGCTGGCGGGCACCGGTGCCTGGCTGGACTCCCTGGGCCGCACTGAGGCCACAGCCTCGGCAGCGGACTTCTCGGACCTGCTGGAGGACGTCGACAGCGACTTCGGCCGAATGACCCGGGTACGGATGCCAGGGGTACTGCCAGGCGCCCCACCGCAGTGGGATCACCCCACGCATCGGCCGGGTTCGGACACCGCAGTGTGGTCGCCGGTCAGTGCTGGAACCAGCGTCGGCGCGGCTTCGCCAGCTCACCCCGGCTGA
- a CDS encoding DUF6221 family protein — translation MEDLIAFLAARVGQRQALIMQAVRQQQAGEQLTREEAKVPVEQRIRTLGDVELDVVNQMINEIEVTRRIMLAHRTTVAEKVPGFPLYGSEYWCETCHVPAGDAGVNWCVTLRLLALPYADHPDYSERWRP, via the coding sequence GTGGAGGACCTGATCGCGTTCCTCGCCGCGCGGGTGGGGCAGCGCCAGGCGCTGATCATGCAGGCGGTGCGGCAGCAGCAGGCCGGGGAGCAGCTTACCCGGGAAGAGGCGAAAGTCCCGGTGGAACAGCGGATCCGGACGCTCGGCGACGTCGAGCTGGACGTGGTCAACCAGATGATCAACGAGATCGAGGTGACCCGCCGGATCATGCTCGCGCACCGCACCACGGTGGCCGAGAAGGTGCCGGGGTTCCCGCTCTACGGCAGCGAATACTGGTGCGAGACCTGCCATGTGCCCGCCGGCGACGCCGGGGTCAACTGGTGCGTGACGCTGCGCCTGCTCGCCCTGCCCTACGCCGATCACCCGGACTACAGCGAACGCTGGCGCCCCTGA
- the hemQ gene encoding hydrogen peroxide-dependent heme synthase, translating to MARLNYNELNDTIRYTTWSVFRIEPGRLGEDRGAAGRETAEYLDGLEAKGVVVRGVYDLSALRADADFMIWWHAEEIEQVQAAYTGFRSTPLGRAATPVWSQTALHRPAEFNKSHIPAFLAGEEARKYICVYPFVRSYDWYLLPDEERRKMLADHGKEARDYPDVRANTVASFALGDYEWILAFEADELHRIVDLMRHLRATEARRHVRVEIPFYTGTRVPPAELVAALP from the coding sequence ATGGCGCGGCTGAACTACAACGAGCTGAACGACACGATCCGCTACACCACCTGGTCGGTCTTCCGGATCGAGCCGGGCCGCCTCGGTGAGGACCGCGGGGCTGCGGGCCGCGAGACCGCGGAATACCTCGACGGGCTCGAAGCCAAGGGCGTCGTCGTACGCGGGGTGTACGACCTGTCCGCGCTGCGCGCCGACGCAGACTTCATGATCTGGTGGCACGCCGAGGAGATCGAACAGGTCCAGGCCGCCTACACCGGGTTCCGCAGCACGCCGCTGGGCCGCGCCGCGACGCCGGTGTGGAGCCAGACCGCGCTGCACCGGCCCGCCGAGTTCAACAAGAGCCACATCCCCGCGTTCCTGGCCGGCGAAGAGGCGCGCAAGTACATCTGCGTGTACCCGTTTGTCCGGTCCTACGACTGGTACCTGCTGCCCGACGAGGAACGCCGCAAGATGCTGGCCGACCACGGCAAGGAAGCACGCGACTACCCGGACGTGCGGGCCAACACCGTGGCCTCGTTCGCGCTCGGCGACTACGAATGGATCCTCGCCTTCGAGGCCGACGAGCTGCACCGCATCGTCGACCTGATGCGGCACCTGCGGGCCACCGAAGCCCGTCGGCATGTACGGGTGGAGATCCCCTTCTACACCGGCACCCGGGTGCCGCCGGCCGAGCTCGTCGCGGCCCTGCCGTAA